One Hippoglossus hippoglossus isolate fHipHip1 chromosome 5, fHipHip1.pri, whole genome shotgun sequence genomic window carries:
- the si:ch211-236h17.3 gene encoding carbohydrate sulfotransferase 11, with product MRKPKVIRMVFALSLGCFIMVVFYFNSNLKTASEPVGERSSGQKSRRSPLQTLYDGDQIESAVQGIHHGRRELLEEGCSSYTRKRRVLIPEDLKHVIVDDQHGLLYCYVPKVACTNWKRVLMVLTGVAGSHREPLAIPANEAHVPGNLRTLSEYSTSQINQRLRTYLKFVFVREPFERLVSAYRNKFTRSYNTAFHKRYGTKIVRRHRPDPQPEALEKGNDVSFEEFVYYLVDPATQREEPFNEHWERVHSLCHPCLIHYDVVGKYETLEQDSRYVLQLAGVEDQVSFPTSSKSTRTTGDMAAQFFQNISPFYQKKLYNLYRMDFLLFNYTVPAYLKFR from the exons CCTCAGAGCCGGTCGGTGAGAGAAGCAGTGGGCAGAAGTCGAGGAGAAGTCCTCTGCAGACGCTGTACGATGGTGACCAG ATTGAATCGGCGGTACAGGGAATCCATCATGGCCGGCGGGAGCTGTTAGAGGAAGGCTGCAGCTCCTACACCCGTAAACGCAGGGTCCTCATCCCAGAGGATCTGAAGCACGTCATTGTGGATGACCAGCATGGCTTACTTTACTGCTACGTGCCCAAAGTGGCCTGCACCAACTGGAAGCGGGTGCTCATGGTTCTGACAGGCGTCGCAGGCTCCCACAGAGAACCCCTGGCCATCCCTGCCAACGAGGCCCACGTGCCAGGAAACCTCCGCACCCTGTCGGAGTACTCCACCTCCCAGATTAACCAGCGCCTGCGCACCTACCTGAAGTTCGTCTTCGTACGGGAGCCCTTCGAGCGGCTGGTGTCTGCCTACCGCAACAAATTCACACGGAGCTACAACACAGCTTTTCATAAACGATACGGCACAAAGATAGTGCGGCGGCACAGGCCAGACCCACAGCCGGAGGCTCTGGAGAAAGGAAATGACGTCTCGTTCGAGGAGTTTGTGTATTATCTCGTGGACCCAGCCACCCAGAGGGAGGAGCCCTTCAATGAGCACTGGGAGCGGGTGCACTCTCTGTGCCACCCCTGCCTCATCCACTATGACGTGGTGGGGAAATACGAGACGCTGGAGCAGGACTCCCGCTACGTGCTGCAGCTGGCTGGGGTGGAGGACCAGGTCAGCTTCCCCACCTCGTCCAAGAGCACCAGGACTACAGGAGACATGGCCGCCCAGTTCTTCCAGAACATCAGCCCTTTTTACCAGAAGAAACTGTACAACCTCTATCGTATGGACTTCCTGCTCTTCAACTACACAGTACCAGCCTACCTCAAGTTCAGATGA